TCAATTTGCAAAAAGACAACGAACTTTTAATAGAACACAATTCCAAAATGTAGAAAATATTGATCTTTAAATAAATAATAAATTTTTTAGAATTAGCATAAAATGTTATTTCCAAGTTGCAACAGATATTGCAAAATCTCCATCATGAGTAATTGAAATTGCAATTTTTTCGATCTCAAATTGTCTCATTTTTTCATTTGATAATTTTAGATGAGGTTGTCCGCGGTCGTTTTTCCAAATTTCCATGTCGTGAAATGATAAATCTTTTCCGATTCCTGTTCCGACAGATTTAGAAAAAGCCTCTTTTGTAGCCCAAAATCCTGCGAGAGTTTCGATTTTTCCACCAGCTAAATCTATCTCATTTTTTGAGAGAAAACGGTCTAAGCCTTTTTCACCAAACTTTTCTAAAAAGTTCCCAATTCTGGAAACTTTTACAATATCTATACCAATCACTTGAATTCTGTATAGAAAGTTTTTTGAACTGCACCACGGAAACGGAGAGTCCCATTTTTTAAGATAATTTGCAACTCTTCACCACTTTTGGGTTTCAAATTCGCAAAATCTCCGATGAGGTCTTCAGAAAATGCTCTGTAAAAACAACCTGCCATTCCTGTTCCACAAGCAAGAGTCTCGTTTTCAACACCTCGCTCATAAGTTCGGACATGCACCTCATCGCCTAT
The genomic region above belongs to Thiovulum sp. ES and contains:
- a CDS encoding holo-(acyl-carrier-protein) synthase (PFAM: 4'-phosphopantetheinyl transferase superfamily~TIGRFAM: phosphopantetheine--protein transferase domain; holo-[acyl-carrier-protein] synthase) is translated as MIGIDIVKVSRIGNFLEKFGEKGLDRFLSKNEIDLAGGKIETLAGFWATKEAFSKSVGTGIGKDLSFHDMEIWKNDRGQPHLKLSNEKMRQFEIEKIAISITHDGDFAISVATWK